In Exiguobacterium sibiricum 7-3, a genomic segment contains:
- a CDS encoding LysR family transcriptional regulator, which translates to MDIRQLTFFTTIVDHAYNLTRASKYLHISQPALSQLVREFEEMEQVELFLRHHGRLTGLTDAGQQFYEDALSVLHGHQQMMEHLHERSRVIRGKVRLGIPPVILPVLFSQLIPKLMAEHPGIELEIIEEGAFELKRRLLLEELDLAILIEPGESYGIERYRLIEDEVVVAVRPSHPLSQTKSVSYRDLAEEPLVILNDSFMLHHQILSQFRHVQVEPHIFFTSGAWDLLIGMVQELDVVSILPEPILRFHHAEDIRILPFDPPMLWDVSLNHLAGVEQRPLVRHVQDYVLHYFKSYWPHPSDRGANIKKNPDQPPLL; encoded by the coding sequence GTGGACATTCGGCAATTGACATTTTTTACGACCATCGTAGATCATGCGTATAATCTAACACGGGCTTCCAAGTATCTTCATATTTCGCAACCGGCGCTCAGTCAACTGGTACGGGAATTTGAAGAGATGGAACAAGTGGAGTTGTTTTTGCGTCATCACGGACGATTGACCGGTCTGACAGACGCCGGACAACAATTTTATGAGGATGCGCTGAGTGTCCTGCACGGACATCAACAAATGATGGAACATCTTCACGAACGGTCACGTGTCATACGAGGGAAAGTCCGGTTGGGGATTCCACCGGTCATTTTGCCCGTCCTTTTTTCGCAACTGATTCCGAAATTAATGGCGGAACATCCCGGCATTGAGCTGGAAATCATCGAAGAAGGAGCTTTTGAATTGAAGCGTCGCCTGCTGCTCGAAGAACTGGACTTGGCGATTTTAATTGAACCGGGAGAATCCTATGGCATAGAACGCTATCGATTAATCGAGGATGAGGTCGTCGTCGCGGTGAGGCCAAGCCATCCGTTAAGCCAAACCAAAAGTGTATCTTACCGTGACCTGGCAGAGGAACCTTTGGTCATTCTCAATGATAGTTTCATGTTGCACCATCAGATTTTATCCCAGTTCCGGCATGTGCAAGTCGAACCACACATCTTTTTTACTTCCGGTGCTTGGGACTTATTGATTGGGATGGTACAAGAACTCGACGTCGTGTCGATTTTACCAGAACCGATTCTCCGATTTCATCATGCAGAGGATATCCGGATTTTACCGTTTGACCCTCCGATGTTATGGGATGTTTCGTTAAATCATTTAGCAGGGGTCGAGCAACGTCCGCTCGTGCGTCACGTCCAGGACTATGTCTTACATTACTTTAAATCCTATTGGCCGCATCCATCCGATCGTGGCGCAAACATTAAAAAGAACCCGGACCAGCCACCTCTTTTGTAA
- a CDS encoding dynamin family protein, producing the protein MRSFEERLTNHIEATALLTTLIQPSSDQLRLDKLNKFSAKLLKREFTIAFAGHFSAGKSSMINALTGESILPTSPIPTSANIVTLRREEQDAAIVHFHDRPAVQLAATDLPHLETLGRDGTVERIDITHAGSNLPEGLVLMDTPGVDSVDDAHRISTESALHLADMIFYVMDYNHVQSELNFTVTRELLTSVPELYLIVNQIDKHQSSELSFAAFKRSVIQSFAAHGVEPKGIFFTSLREADHPENDFLTVKQLVDQSIRDVQPKLLQSAATTLESLHAEHVTYLETRIEEAVQSTEEGITPSERQQSEALFEQLHQLDLQLELMAPEQWVSRFSQHRESLLRNATLMPFELREKMRTFLETRQASFKVGFFRSAKKTQTTQQQVAEDLMRAYHSVTTSEIALHLRKLMKQSLAEAGILSDRHTMQIDTYPLDPPLRVIEDAVQEGITITGESVLQFTNRVVSLTADWYTKETNRWRDGIRAELEQTDGSVKQDLLTEQTTLRQKCDLLKTEADYRQLLKTYLEQADAPTNKQLEAARQQVLKWQQDLLQAEQALVPFQPQEVLEEVAVTTEATFSNGVEETRAYSLEDIQQIQTILSSVSGFEDTVAYLQDKLKRVSSSTFTIALFGAFSAGKSSFCNALLGQPVLPVSPNPTTASINRINPVSSAHPHGTATIRFKTEQELVNEINDLLQAFDVTITSLQEAAHWIESQPDHTLRDTSFLRAFLIGYPSVSSFVGTIQTVDQPTFTEYVAKEHLSCFVDVIDLYFDSPLTRLGITLVDTPGADSINARHTDVAFDYIKDADAILFVTYFNHAFARADREFLIQLGRVKDAFELDKMFFIVNAIDLAQNDIEKQAVLQYVETELQRFGIRSPRLFGVSSLHALAEKQTDRELDSGLPVFESSFHQFLERDLKGLAVQVLSEETEKTVHRLRQLMEQTEFNIVRKETRLDELDDLSQTIEAHFLDRRTDLLRHALFAEIHELLHHVNQRIYYRFPDFFKEAYHPVRFANATKQQALHEALVELLGFLKYDFEQELRVTHFRIDGWIKTALLQRFQEEERYATKLNPSFQLSPFEAPAMTSVHFEGPFQDAAPYQSVKQYFRNPKAFFERNEKEQLKDALMQLTKPDATSYLETEEQRLRELAQQHVARLLDEMYTALSGTLQKQIEMERSSLATTDHLEQFKHAYSSISQLDQTV; encoded by the coding sequence ATGCGCTCATTCGAAGAACGGTTAACAAATCACATTGAAGCGACAGCGCTTCTCACGACATTGATTCAACCCTCGTCGGATCAACTGCGACTCGACAAATTAAATAAATTTTCAGCGAAACTATTAAAACGTGAATTTACGATTGCTTTCGCCGGCCATTTTTCGGCTGGGAAATCAAGCATGATCAATGCCTTGACGGGAGAGTCGATTTTACCGACCAGTCCGATTCCGACCAGTGCCAATATCGTCACATTACGTCGGGAAGAGCAAGATGCCGCCATCGTCCATTTTCATGATCGTCCTGCCGTCCAGTTGGCCGCGACCGACTTACCGCATCTTGAGACCTTAGGACGTGACGGCACCGTCGAACGAATTGATATCACTCATGCCGGCTCAAACTTACCGGAAGGACTTGTCTTAATGGATACGCCAGGTGTCGATTCCGTCGATGACGCCCACCGGATTTCCACGGAGTCCGCCTTACACTTAGCGGACATGATTTTTTACGTCATGGACTATAACCATGTCCAGTCCGAATTGAACTTCACCGTCACACGCGAATTGTTGACTTCCGTGCCTGAATTGTATTTGATTGTCAATCAAATCGACAAACACCAGTCCAGTGAACTATCGTTTGCCGCCTTTAAACGTTCGGTCATCCAGTCATTTGCAGCCCATGGCGTCGAACCAAAAGGAATCTTCTTTACGAGCTTACGGGAAGCGGATCATCCAGAAAATGATTTTCTTACAGTCAAACAGCTCGTCGATCAAAGCATCCGTGACGTCCAACCGAAACTGTTGCAATCAGCTGCCACGACACTGGAATCCTTACATGCCGAACATGTGACGTATCTCGAAACACGCATCGAAGAAGCTGTCCAGTCGACGGAAGAAGGAATAACTCCGTCAGAGCGGCAACAATCCGAAGCGTTGTTTGAACAGCTGCATCAGCTCGATTTGCAACTCGAACTGATGGCACCAGAACAGTGGGTCAGCCGTTTTTCACAGCACCGGGAAAGTTTGTTGCGAAATGCGACATTGATGCCGTTTGAGCTTCGTGAGAAAATGCGAACCTTTTTAGAAACACGACAAGCATCCTTTAAAGTCGGATTTTTCAGAAGTGCCAAAAAGACGCAGACCACCCAGCAACAGGTGGCGGAAGATCTCATGCGGGCATACCACTCCGTCACGACATCCGAAATCGCCTTACATCTGCGGAAATTGATGAAACAATCTTTAGCGGAAGCCGGCATTTTGTCCGATCGGCACACGATGCAGATTGACACCTATCCACTTGATCCGCCGCTCCGTGTCATCGAGGATGCCGTCCAGGAAGGTATCACGATTACCGGTGAATCGGTCCTCCAGTTTACGAATCGTGTCGTCAGTCTCACGGCTGACTGGTATACGAAAGAGACGAACCGCTGGCGTGATGGCATTCGAGCAGAGCTGGAACAAACAGATGGCAGCGTCAAACAGGACTTGCTGACGGAACAAACAACTTTACGTCAAAAATGTGATTTGTTGAAAACCGAAGCTGACTACCGGCAATTGCTCAAGACGTATCTTGAGCAAGCGGACGCGCCGACGAATAAACAACTAGAAGCTGCTCGACAACAGGTCTTGAAATGGCAGCAGGATCTGCTTCAAGCCGAGCAAGCGTTAGTCCCGTTCCAGCCGCAGGAAGTACTCGAGGAAGTTGCCGTTACTACGGAAGCAACTTTTTCAAACGGCGTCGAGGAGACACGGGCTTATTCGCTGGAAGACATACAACAGATTCAAACGATTTTATCATCCGTTTCCGGATTTGAAGATACGGTCGCTTATTTGCAAGACAAACTGAAACGTGTCTCCTCCAGTACGTTTACGATTGCTTTGTTTGGTGCGTTCAGTGCCGGCAAGTCGTCGTTTTGCAATGCGTTACTCGGACAACCGGTTTTGCCTGTCTCGCCTAATCCGACGACCGCTTCGATCAACCGGATTAATCCGGTCAGTTCGGCACATCCGCACGGTACTGCGACGATCCGCTTTAAGACGGAACAGGAACTCGTCAACGAAATAAATGACCTTCTTCAGGCTTTTGACGTCACGATCACTTCCTTGCAGGAAGCCGCACATTGGATTGAATCACAACCGGACCACACATTGCGGGATACATCTTTTTTACGTGCTTTTTTAATAGGTTATCCGTCTGTTTCGTCCTTCGTCGGAACGATACAAACGGTCGATCAACCGACGTTCACGGAGTATGTCGCAAAAGAGCATCTCAGTTGCTTTGTCGATGTGATCGACTTGTACTTCGATAGTCCGTTGACCCGTCTCGGAATTACACTTGTCGATACACCGGGTGCCGATTCCATCAATGCCCGTCATACAGATGTTGCCTTTGACTATATCAAGGATGCGGACGCCATCTTATTCGTGACGTATTTCAATCACGCCTTCGCCCGCGCCGACCGTGAGTTTCTGATTCAGCTTGGTCGTGTCAAAGATGCGTTTGAACTGGACAAAATGTTCTTCATCGTTAATGCGATTGACCTGGCACAAAATGACATTGAAAAACAAGCGGTCCTGCAATATGTCGAGACTGAATTACAACGGTTTGGTATTCGATCGCCTCGTCTGTTTGGTGTCTCGAGCCTTCACGCATTAGCAGAAAAGCAGACGGACCGCGAGCTCGACTCAGGTTTACCTGTCTTCGAATCTTCCTTCCATCAATTCCTGGAACGGGACCTTAAAGGATTGGCCGTTCAAGTGTTGTCGGAGGAAACGGAGAAAACCGTCCACCGATTACGTCAATTGATGGAACAGACCGAATTCAATATCGTGCGAAAAGAGACACGGCTTGACGAACTGGATGACTTGAGTCAGACGATCGAAGCACATTTTTTAGACCGGCGGACCGATTTACTCCGTCATGCCTTATTTGCTGAAATCCATGAACTGTTACATCATGTCAATCAACGGATCTATTACCGTTTCCCTGATTTCTTTAAAGAAGCGTATCATCCCGTCCGCTTCGCGAACGCCACAAAGCAGCAAGCCCTGCACGAAGCCTTGGTCGAACTACTTGGCTTTTTGAAATATGATTTTGAACAGGAATTACGCGTGACACATTTCCGGATTGACGGTTGGATCAAAACAGCTCTCCTTCAACGTTTCCAGGAAGAAGAGCGGTATGCGACGAAGTTGAACCCTTCTTTCCAACTTTCTCCATTCGAAGCACCGGCGATGACGTCCGTCCATTTTGAAGGTCCTTTCCAGGATGCGGCACCTTACCAGTCCGTCAAACAGTATTTCCGTAATCCGAAAGCCTTTTTTGAACGGAATGAAAAAGAACAATTGAAAGACGCATTAATGCAGTTGACGAAACCGGATGCGACATCTTATCTTGAAACGGAAGAGCAGCGATTACGCGAACTCGCGCAGCAACACGTCGCCCGTTTGCTCGACGAGATGTATACAGCATTATCTGGAACGTTACAAAAACAAATCGAGATGGAGCGAAGCAGTTTAGCGACGACGGACCATCTGGAACAGTTCAAACACGCTTACTCGAGCATCAGCCAACTGGATCAAACCGTTTAA
- a CDS encoding NAD(P)H-binding protein translates to MTQTRKRLALAGATGYIGHNLLNELKKKYDVIALSRNGDDKDDESHVEWRSCDLFSLNDTIDGLKGADIAIYLVHSMMPSAKLTQGSFEDMDLILADNYARAAKENGIQQIVYLSGIIPEETEDLSRHLKSRLEVERVLGAYGTPVTTIRAALIVGPKGSSFPILSKLVKRLPVMLLPEWTRNQTHPVALPDVIHALGASVGREDLKDRAIDIGGPESMTYKEMILKTAEVMGKHQPTFDIPLMTVKLSRLWVTLVSGEPKETVYPLVESMVHEMVADPDKMVDGISDGKITFEESVRMALKEEQEEKNQKKQSGRSSQKEEALDVRSVQRVRLPEGRDANWAADNYVSWLSSFAKPFLTSSIANETIVRIQVPFLDSPLLELTKEPFQDAEQATYRISGGLFAQVQEGSKGRIEFRQIPGSQECLIAIHEYVPALPWIIYKSTQANIHLLVMYLFKLHLLRLMQTTEQSPDESEMIVPETNG, encoded by the coding sequence ATGACTCAAACACGTAAACGACTTGCACTTGCAGGTGCAACTGGATATATCGGACACAATCTCTTAAACGAACTCAAGAAAAAATATGATGTCATCGCCTTGTCACGAAACGGGGACGATAAGGACGACGAATCCCATGTCGAATGGCGCTCGTGTGACTTGTTTTCACTAAATGATACAATCGACGGATTGAAAGGGGCAGACATCGCCATCTATCTAGTCCATTCCATGATGCCGTCCGCTAAATTGACACAAGGGTCATTTGAAGACATGGATTTGATTTTAGCCGACAACTACGCCCGCGCCGCCAAAGAAAACGGTATTCAACAAATTGTCTATTTAAGTGGCATCATTCCGGAGGAGACCGAAGACTTGTCCCGTCACTTAAAAAGCCGTTTGGAAGTCGAACGTGTTCTCGGTGCTTATGGAACACCGGTAACGACGATCCGTGCCGCTTTGATTGTCGGACCAAAAGGATCTTCCTTCCCGATTTTATCGAAGCTCGTCAAACGACTCCCTGTCATGTTGTTACCAGAATGGACACGGAATCAGACACATCCCGTTGCATTGCCGGATGTCATTCATGCGCTTGGAGCAAGCGTCGGACGTGAGGACCTGAAAGACCGTGCCATCGATATCGGTGGTCCGGAATCGATGACGTATAAGGAAATGATCTTAAAAACAGCAGAAGTCATGGGGAAACACCAACCGACGTTTGACATCCCTTTGATGACCGTCAAACTATCACGCCTTTGGGTGACATTAGTTTCCGGCGAACCAAAAGAGACGGTTTATCCTCTCGTCGAGAGTATGGTTCATGAGATGGTCGCAGACCCAGATAAGATGGTCGACGGCATCAGCGACGGAAAAATCACGTTTGAGGAATCTGTCCGCATGGCGTTAAAAGAAGAGCAGGAAGAAAAGAACCAGAAGAAACAGTCGGGCCGTTCTTCTCAAAAAGAGGAAGCGCTTGATGTGCGCTCCGTTCAGCGCGTCCGCCTGCCGGAAGGTCGCGATGCCAACTGGGCAGCCGATAACTATGTATCGTGGCTTTCCTCTTTCGCCAAACCATTCCTGACTTCAAGCATTGCGAATGAGACCATCGTACGGATTCAAGTGCCGTTCCTTGATTCCCCATTACTCGAATTGACAAAAGAACCGTTCCAAGATGCTGAACAAGCGACGTACCGGATTTCCGGCGGATTGTTTGCCCAAGTTCAGGAAGGCAGCAAAGGCCGAATCGAATTCCGGCAAATTCCCGGTTCCCAGGAATGTCTAATCGCCATTCATGAATATGTACCGGCCTTACCGTGGATCATTTACAAATCAACACAAGCCAATATCCATTTACTCGTCATGTATCTGTTCAAACTTCATCTTCTTCGCTTGATGCAGACAACGGAACAATCTCCGGACGAATCGGAAATGATTGTCCCTGAGACGAACGGCTGA